From the Manihot esculenta cultivar AM560-2 chromosome 14, M.esculenta_v8, whole genome shotgun sequence genome, the window AACAGTGATGCTTTGAGAGCAAGGATTCTTGTCATGGAGGTGCATCATTTTGCTTATTCCTTGATTTGCATTGACACTGGAAAAATTAAGATGTATTTTTGTTCGCAGTCTTTATTTCTCTATTAGAGGTGGTGTTGTCAAATTTTGTTTTACTCTTTTGCTTTGTATTCCTATATGCTTGTGTTTGGAGTAATAGGCAGTTTCTAAAGTGGAATTTCAAAAGAATTCCTCTAGAAAGCTGCCATGTACAAGTAGCCAATTCGATTTTTATTCTAAACTTTAAGAGAAATTAGGAGAGGGAGAGGGCGCGTTACGAAAGCCATATTTGCCTTCTTGTCCTCAAGTTTGGCACAGTGACATCACAGCATTGTTAAAGTCATACATTTGGGGTGCATCTTTAAAGTTGTTTCAGATTTTAGCATTCATCGTAAGGCTGTTGAACTAAGATAAAAACATTATGATAGTTTCATGTGCAACTGACCATCCCCCTGTTTTTGCACAGAGCACCTTTGTTGAAGACACAGTAAAAGTGGAGCATGCACGAGATTATGGGCACACTCATCTATCGGAGGTAAAGATCCTTGTACCATTATCAGATATTATTGATAGGATCATTACAGTCCAGTCCTCTACATGTGGACTCGATTGATGTGAAAGAGAAAGGGTGCTCTATAGAGAGTTCAGAATGATCTGTTTACATCTTTACAAGGCTTTCTTATGTTGCATGGCTACAGTTAGTGTTTCAAAGCTCCTGACTTTTCCTTTGTTGTATGCATGAACGGGAGCTTACAGATAGTTAGCTATGCAGACAAATTTGAGAACAAAGCAATACTTCTAATTCATTTTTCAGCTCGTTATACAGTAGAGGTATATTTTCTGACAGTTCCCTGCACTTATTCTAGGATAACTTTACCTGTTTAGTCCAGGAATAAAAAAAGTAAGAAGGAAGAAAAAGATTAGATGCTGTTGTCACTTGCTGGTTTGAAATCATATGGCATGCCTCTGTTGAATATCTTTGATAATTGTTCATAATTTTCTGAAATTATGATCTATTAGCCAAGACTTTTTGTCATATGATACCATATTCTCATAGAAGGTCTGATTATTTTCTGGATTGCCATATGCCCCTTCACATTCCAACAGTCCATCCCATTTGAATATAACAAGTGCATGAGATCCAAGCCTTAAAAGAATATGATCATGCTATGAAGGTTTTTCATATTTGGCATATGATTTTCTCTAGGACGCCCTTTGTCTTAACTAAGTCTAAGATCACTATTTGGATTTTGTTTTATCAGGATATCCAAGAAGCCATATCAAGATTGCCGCCGCCTTTAGCTGGCAGAGCTTTTGCACTGACAGAAGGATTTTGAGGATGAGAAGCCATTTCGAGAACATATTGTCAAATTGTCTTGCTTACGCTGTCAGTGATGGCCTTTCCAACTCCCTTTTTCTTCATTTGATAACCATTCAACTATGCTCACCCAAAACAACAGTAAGAAATATCCAATTTGTGCTTGTAAAAATAGATGATAGTCAAAAAGGTTGAAGAAAGTACGGGTTGGAAGCAAGCAAATATTCTCAACGTTATGCAGCAAGCAgaaatttcttttattcttttactcTGATGATAGTGATTAGTGAATGACACTCCTGTTTCCTGCAGCCTGCAATTTTCTTATTGAACTGATGTTATGAAATAAATCCAGGGTACCTGTTCCCCAACAGTGTAGTTCTGGAAAGACTTCGGGATACAGTTTTGACTTTTAGTTGCTCGAATTATTCTCAAAAGAGAAGTAAAAGAGTGTAAAACAAATAACGATATAGATCGAGTCACATGATTTAAATTACTCCGCTGGCCGTATTTGAAGGGCCATTCCACTGCCCTCCAGTTCAAACATCCTGGTTTCAACTGCCCCTTCTTCGAGTCATTTTGAAGCAGACCTGCCTTTGTCATAGCAGTTCTACAGGCTGCCAATGGCTCGGTGCCAAAACCAGCGAAATTTTCTCATACACCCATACTGGCATTGTGGTCGTTCTTTTTAACAAAAAGAAATAGCAACActcaaaattttcataaaagcTATGGGTGCCTGCCTACTTGTTTGGGTTGGTAAACTCGATTAGACATCATAAAATGGGATTAGCCATTGTGGTCGTTTTTTTCCAAACAAAAGTTCCCaacaaaagaagaaaatttAGTGTACAGAGAAACACTATGTCAAACTCTAAAATGAAACGAAAAAATGTGTAGAAGTTGACACATCTGAACAAACTGATTCTAGCGACCAATGCAAATTTTGTAATAGAAATTACATATAAATCAAGGGGTTAAACAAGATAATAGACTAGGCCAAATACTAAAACATAAATTACGGATCAGAGAAACCCCATTGATAACAGCTAACTCTGTTCACCTTCAGCTTCAGTTTTCAAATTCTCAATCACATTTGCCACAGAGCAACATAATTTGGCTTCTAAAGCCAGAGGACCAACCAATGTCTCAATTGATTTCAGCTCTTCATGAAACTCTGGATGCAACACCAGGGAAGAGAAGTTTTCATCCAGCACCAACTCCAGAAATTTAACaatatcttcaagtttgggaaCCCAATCACAAGCTTTCAAGCCCAGCACAGATGAAGCCTTAGGGCATGGAACTGCCTGAGGAAACATTTCATACTTTTTTAACCACTTCCCAAGATACCTAATTAAATTCATCATCTCTTTAACATTCAATTTACCTATTGAAGCTGATAATATAACTTCATCAACATTTGGTGAGGCCAGCAAATAATGCAAACAAAGCTCAGATGTTGAGAAACCATCATGGGCAAGCATAAGCAAAATTGAAGCCTCCTTAGCTACGTGTGATTTCTTGTCTGAGAGTTTCTTGTCCTTCACCTTTTCAATAGCTAACAACGCCTGGCTCTCCCACTCCTTCCTGACATTCACCATACTACTATAGGCGTCTTTTGATGGACAaagaaaatatttcaaaatgCATAGCAACTCGGTCAATCCAAGATCTGGAGCATGTTTGATAATCAAACACAGCAAATCAGACCTCTTTTTTACTACAAGACTTGTTACCAAATTTGAATAACATGAATGGTCAATAATTCCTTTAACAATCAAAGTCTCCACCAAGTACCAAATCTCCAACCTAACACAGGCCTCCAAAACCAATCCCGCCACATCACGACCCATCAAAAACCCCGTCTTTTCAACCAAGACCTGGGTATAGCCATTATCTGAGGTATCAACTCCAGCAGAAATCCCAAACTTCTCCGCAATTTTCTCAAGAAACAGATTCAAAATTTCAACAAATTCACCTTTACTGAAATTAGTAGTGTCTTTGAGCTTTCGTTTGAGCTTAGTATAGAATTTCTTGCCTGATTCAATGAGTTGAGTATCACCTTGCGAGAGTTGCCACCCAGTAACAGGATTAGCAAGTGAGGTAGGGTCTACAGTTTCAAGCTGTGGCTTCAAATTGAGGAAAACATCATCTGCGTTTAGGATTATTGGGTATTCAGACTGTGATGCAACTTTGTCAGTATTGGCTGAAGCATTTCTGATCACCTCAAGCAAAGACATGGCAAAGAGTGCAAAAAAGAGCCAAAAATCTGTAGAAAAATCATCGATACACATACCAAAGATGAGTGGGTTATtccactaataaaataatttaacaacacaattacaaaaattaataaaattggaTTCACAAAACTAAACTTTAATTTCCTAAGTAATGGAACCGTAAATTACTATGGTTGCTCGAGAAGAAAACAAACAGAAAACTTCAAAAGGGAAAGGCTAATGCTCGATTGATGAAACAAAAGCCACAGATTTAAGgaaataaataaacataaagGCTCAAGAGCAAACCTGAACCGTTAGAGCAGCGCCAAATGAGAGAAGGAAAGCGAAGCGCAGCAGCGATCGGTTGAAGACTTGAAGCTGCAATTTTGTGCGCAGGGTTTAAGGGGTTTATTACGGCATGTTTGGCTACCGGCTCGGTTTTGGTCCATTTTGTAATAAAGTGATTTGAGGCCATTTTGGGCCTTCTCGTCAGAGGGGCCTCCGCTAATACAATGGACCTATTTCTCGTCTTTTTAACGTATGTCCATCAAAATCATTAATCaaagattttatatatattatgagatactaatattgttaataaatagtagtattttttaatttcaatcataattttataaatttgaaattttcaaaattatatatagttaattttaaaagttacgATATAAAGATGACAAAAGCACATGCCTATATTTTCTTctttacaataataaaatattttaaaaaataacttttctcTGAAAAAAGTCCGTGTTATTAAaagtttttttcttaaatttgggcctttatttgttttataaaaatattaatgttcGTTACAGAAATAATTCATcaagagaattttttttaattaagaaaataaactattttaaaaataattttttaaagtaacatgaattaatttttaattttaaaattttattaaaatttacggCTCGATTGGAATCTCGTCCCGAACAATTTAACTCGGATTTCGATCGGAAATTTATCCAAATTGGATTGTATTCGCTATTTTTGAATTAGActgtaattttttctttttctttttctttttctttttcagaaTTAGACTGTAATTGCCTCTGAACTGAAACTCAAAACCAGCTGGACAAACCGCCGGTCAATCATCTACTGCAAGGCATTCCCCTCAATGATACGACAACGCAATAAAGAGGCCTTGATACTCCATGTGgggattaggggtgagcattcggtcggttcggttcaaaatcgaaccgaaccgaataaaccgaaaacccaaattttagtgtttataaaaatcgaaccgaatcgattttggtcataaaccgaaccgaaccaaaccggtctgattcgatttgatcggtttcgaattttaataattttttttattttttacactttatttttagtattttaaaatttaattaaaatattttaattttaatatgatttaattcctctatattattgaaaaaatatattattattactaatcaattcggttcggttttttcagttttttctgatcaaaaccgaatcgaatcgaaatcaccgaaatttttgaaattaaaaatcaaactgaaccgaaatatataaaaaatcgaaccaaaattttaaatcaattcgattcaattggttttttcggtttgaaccgaatactgctcaccacTACTGGGGACTGCGGAACTTGTGTTGAGGGGAGGCCTTTGTTTCCACACAACTTTCATAGCAAATCtacctttcattttgcattttCGCTGTTCATAGAAATGGAACCAAAAACTTGCAGTTCATTCATGCATTTTATCATGGACTACGACACTTTAGCATTAGCTATACTGTCTCTCAAAATTTGCTCAACCTTCACAAGGGTGACTCGCAGCGTCGAGGCTACCCTTTATAAGTAGCTTGATTGTAGATCAAGCAACTAAAAACACAAAATCCTCCATTTTTGTGGTCAACTTGGTTCGTCATGTTGATGGTGGAATTTCCCAATGCTTTGGCAGAGGAccaatatcatatattatttcTCTATGGCAAGACCAGACTAGTTTTATGGCTTCTGGTGTTCCAATTCCTGCACCTCTTGGGTCTCCTGCTGGTCCAAACCTGTATCATAGAATGTGTTCTACATGAGTTAAGGATTGATTAacaccaactcaacatatactaTTGTCAGATTGACACATACCAATGATTCTGAGGAGCACCAGTTGTTCTTGCTCTTAATCCGGCATATGTAGTCCCATTAACAGATTTTCCAATAACTTCCtgcaaattaatttttcattataaaacAACTGAAACGTTAAACCAACTTGGGATTATCCCTTGGGGAAATACTTCATTGGTTAAAATTCCTGAAGGTTGTAACAAATAATCTTGGTGGAAAGATCTCAGCTTAAAATGACCTCATGGTTAAATTAAGGAGGTAGTACTTTTGAGTCAACCCCAGTAATCTGAGATTAGTCTCTCAAATGAGTTACAAGGTTAAATGCAAATATAATGATGTTAAATATATAGTCAATACTTCAAAGATATCTAGAGAGTGAAGACTAATAGAGTAAAGAGAGAAGCTTTCTAGCCTTGCCTGCAGAAACAGAGGATCATTTGAAACCACTGCAGCTGTTAAATGCGCATGCATTCTCTCCAGAGCTTCCAAAACCAATGGCAGCTGATCTTTCTTGTAATCAGTAATAATCTAGAAGCAAATACAATAGCTTATATTAGTTGCATTTAGCTTCCACTTCTTACCAATATTCATTCACGTAATACTGTAAAGTTAGGAATCAAATTGCATCGATCTCCCTGATGTAAAGATATTTCTACTTGCATGATGTATCCCTACTCCCTAGTGCACAATGAAACTCCTTGGACACCTTCCACTATGCATCCGACCCTTTAAATATATATGGCCAAAACTCTAGAACAAAATTTTGGCATATGTTCCAACTGAATGCACATTTATATTCAAAAGAGACTTGAATTATCTAATAACACCCAACAAAAGAAAATGAAGCATATATCAGAaggggaaaagaaaagaaaagaaatatccTCACAACATCACATCCTAagctttaaaaaatattttcacattaTTATTTCCATAATTTGataattatcatattttaaCCAATTATGTATCAATTGCTTCCCATATGCTATATCATTGAATCGCTGAAGGCTTCATGTTGTAttgaactttaaaaaatttgagaagCCTTTATATGTCTATTCAATCATAACTCACTTTCATGAGGCTTAAGTTCTAAAAAATGGTTTTTCCAAACCTCGTTACATACTTAACTGTGGCATGAAATGCATATTATCATATCTGAAAGATAATTTCCTACCTGAAATCTATCCTGTAACCCATAAGTGGTTCCCCATTTGCAAAAAGTTACTAATGGAATTATCAGAACTGCAATTGTTTTAGTAACAAATTCAGCAAAAAATATCTAATTATATAAACAGGGTCCTCTCAACCTCCAGAGTCCAGACCGCATAGTAATAtttgagaataaaattaaataaaattctttcAAAATTGAAGGCTAACACCAATTTAGTCATGATAATTGTACAACCTCAGCAAACAAACCAGATCTTTAATTAAGATAAGTATGAAATTTGGAAAAACCCAACAGAAGAAAGTATATAAACAAGGAGGAAATTTAGCAAGTTCTATTTTCTCCTTTACCTGGAAAGGTCCAAATATCTCTCTTGTTACCAGCTCATAATTGCTCTCTTTCAACATTTCTTCAAGAGGAACATATATTGCTGTTGGTTTTAACGCACCATATATGGATGGAATCGAATGGTTCTCTAGAGGTTTGCCACCAAAGAGTAGCTTTGAACCAGGTATCTGAAGCAATTTATTCATGTGCTCTACAATTGCTTCAGTAGTAAACTGCATTGACAAGAAAGACAACCAAGATCATGATTTTTGGACTATTGATTTGAAAGAAAGTATTACTTTCAGTACAATCAACAAAATTTAACtcaatgataaaaaaatctTGTGTCTCTAAATGAATATACAACAAAAAAGCCTAAGGTCAAAATACGAACAGCATCCCAGCTGTACCATCTATACTTACAGTGAGAACAGGACCAACGGTTAGATCTTCTAATTTTCTTCTCTCTGCAAGATCCTTCATTTTGGATAAAAGTGAAGTACCACTCCAGTTCTGCAGTAGAACACAAGCACATTAATGACAAGAAAGAAAAGATTTGAGTCAACAAGTATGTATTTTGCCAACTAGATCAACataaacatattaaaaaaagagGAAGAGAGAGGAAATGATATCCCAAGTCTTTGACCATTGTGATTATGTCCACACTAATAGTTTACTAGACCAAAAAAAGAAATCTGCAACTGAAACTGCTAACCTCATGCATGAATAGTATTGACTGTGCAGAGCACTTCTGACCGCTGCATGCATATGCATCCTGATCACATACCCATGCAACATAATCCACCTGCCATTCAGAAACCAAAGGAAGATTATTCAACAACACTGATTCACAAAGTATAATTCAAATGAAAAAAATCAGCAAGATGACAAAGTTACCTCATTTACATCAGGCCCTAGAATTTTCCAGTCAAATCCTGCATCTTCCAATTTTATACGACCCTTAAGGTCAACAGCCAATTTATCTGCAACCCTTGAGCTACCAGTAAAGAGGGTCATACGGGGATTTGCCTATAAAACAAGACATTGTATGAAATGGGTATTAATCTCAATTAGGCCCATCCCATTAGTAGCATGCTACTGTTAATTTGTATTGCTATTGTTATTTGTGTGTTTAACAGTACTATCATATCCATCTCCATCAGCACCACAGTTTCATGGCCATACAATTATAACACCATTACCACCACGTGTAACCATaaaatcatggaaaaaaaaaaacaaaatggaATGGTTCCTGATTCTTCACTCTTCAAAATACATAAACAAGAAACTTGATAATGGTATAACAGAGGAGGGAAAAGCAGAAAGGTGAAAAatcttgaaaaaataaaataaatccactGCAAAGAGGTAAACTAACAACCCACCATATTATGGTAAAAGAAAATGCAATAAAAGTCGACAAGAAAAAACAACATTGAGAGAAAATTGACAATCTTTCATCATTACATCTCTAACAAGCAACAAAATGCATATTACCCATGAAAAGGATCAAAATTCTGCAGAGCTAACCTCCAATAATAGTTTGTTCATTGTCTTTCCATCAGAATTTATGAAGTCTACATCTTCCACTGGCAACCCACAGTAGTGAAGAAGGCGCATCATTTGCTCCATAACAATGCATACCTGTGAGACAGTTTCATCAATGAGCTGCAATCTGCCCAAGGAAAACCCAAAATGACAGGCAGAGGAGAAATCTACAGCTTGAAAAAGGGTTGGTCACAATCACATAGTAAAATTGAAATGTGGTGGCCAAATCAACATTAGCCCAATAATTTAGAAACCACCAGATCAACTAAAGTCTATATATTAGCCTGAACACCACATACGTACATCATCATCACTGCCGCAGACAACATTTACGGTTGATGGTGTTTCTTAAGAAACCATATCATACAGTTCTCCTTGATATTTTCAGTACTTTTTCTGTTGAACATCAATAAATGCTTTTTCGAGAAATTCACGAGTTCATTCAGAAGTAGACAAATATGTAATTCACTTGTTTATAGCTAAAGTATATTAATATCCTGGGGTGATCTAGCTCATGTAGAGCCAAAGAACTAGAAATTTTACCAACTGTAGTACCCAAAAAATTTCCACTAGCTAACCTTGCTATCAACTTTAAGAACAGGTTTGTTGCCCATGTATAGTGCGCCCATCAACTGAAGTACTGGAATCTCCAATGGGAAATTGAAGGGAGTAATGATAGCTAcctgcaaataaataaataaataattcataataaataatgaaaccATAATCATGTCTAATATatagttttatattaaataagagTTTCAAAACATCCAATTGCACACCAAGAAACTTATGAAGAGATGTCAAAATGAGTGGTTTAGAAAACTGTTAAGCATTATCTGGACTACTAACATTAATACAAACTGGTCCCAACTTAAAACTTAGCATATCAGCACATCATATTGAAGCAACGGTAGCTGCATTATCCTATTTTTTGCTTCAACAATTATGGATTAAAGCATCATCCTGCATTCTTTCCTGCTAAAAAAAATAAGCAAAGTCCTCCAACAAACCCAATATTGCTCAGAACCTGTCCATAATACTCCACCAAATTCATTTTAAGACACCTTTTTTCTCCATTTtgataacttaaaatatttatgttcaCAAACAAAGGGATCTATTCCTGGTTCATTGTTAATCAAAACACCACATATTTTATACTTACAGGACCGTATGGCCATCGGAAACCATGACTTTGCTGTCCAAGATGATTGCCAGGTACTGCAAAAGACCTCGCCAAGAAACGAACCTGTCCAAAATGTCATTGAAAAAATAGAGGAACAAGTTAACAAAACTTTGCATAAATAGTAAACAGAAAATGGATTTAGCTTGTGTAGTGTTTAGGTCAAGGGCACATTGCTCCAACAGAGGAAGAGCCACAACATACACtcacaaaaagaaaatgtaTGAATATGGTTAATCAAAACCATATCCATTCATATTCAAGGAAACAAATCCAATTGATCGAATGTAATTTCGACACATTTTTCATATTATTCTTAACACTTAAGTATTTTTCTagttaattttgtaattttggtCATGTTTTGCCAAAAAACATAAAGAGAAGAAGATTTGATGCAAAGCGGTTTAAAAGAGTGGAAATTGACTTGACCAGTCAATTTGGACAAACCTTCCATTGTACCGCACTGCACAGAAATCCAGAACTGTCCAGACCTGCATAACATTTTCAGACAGTGGATTTGCccaagcgatttgcccaaaccaactGAGCAAATCGACAGACAAAACCTGACAGTAGCGGGAAAAAttccaaatttaaaaataagaagACCAAGTCTTTTCATTAAAAGCTGTGGGACCCACACGATTTCTCCTCCTTCAGTATGGCACCAAATCCTCCTCAAATCAAGGAGTTCTATCCTTGGAACAAACATCTTAAAGAAAGGATTCATGATTCAAAGTAAAGAATGATTCTTAATTCAAAGCAAAGAGGAATCCCTATTCCCAAAAGGACTCTACTTGGTTTAAGCACCTATATAAGTCCATCTTTGAGAACAGCCAAATATGCTTCTTCTCTACTTTtctcttttgtattttctttaaaagtcatgagtggctaaatactttatttctagttgaagttagggTGAAATTTTAGTTTCTATATGAATTGGGAGATATAAACTcaattgttcatcttttatttttcaatatttatgcaaattatGTTCTacatattattattgctttgttatttaggaCTCGTTGTTCTTAATTTCAAAGTAATATATCGTTAGTTTGAATGCTTGAAGTGtttaattgcttagattattcaaacacaagtaacaattagtgtaacaactaagaagtTGTATAATCTAACTCAAACTCACCACGTAGCTGATcagttagaattaggtctctctaataCTTAAAgcaattgataaattaaaatcccAAAGACGTTGTTTGGGCGATTTGCTGGCTAGGAGTTAATTAGCGAatgtttcctaattaatttaaaatctaagGAGAGATTGGTTATGTGGAGCGTCTTCCATAACTATAACTAATATATTGAAACAAATAAAGTCTCTCTAATACTTAAAgcaattgataaattaaaattccaaAGACGTTGTTTGGGCGATTTGCTGGCTAGGAGTTAATTAGCGAacgttttctaattaatttaaaacttaaggagagattggttatgtggagcgtcttccataactataactaatatattgaaacaaataaaaatatatttgtatCGATGATCAATTCCCAAATTGAAATGAACCCtacacttcaactagaacttttttacattgatttatttctcttttaattattccTTTCGTTAATTGCTTTAATATTTactcatcatcaaaacccccttattttattttcattgtttatttttccTAATCATTGTTTGAAAATTCTTAGtatcaatttcctgtggattcgatcctattATCACTGTACGCAATTCATATTTGTTGAAATTTAATAGGTTATGTTTATTGGTTTCGACACTCATCACCAACCAAAAGACTTCTACTTTAAGAAATTCAAATTAATGATCACCTGATCACCAGAGAAATTCTCTAGAAACTTTTGAGTAACTTGAACTTCACCAAGAGCTTGCTGGTAACTCTTAGGAGCAACCCTTTGTATTAACCTAGTGAAGAAATCCAAAACCTGAAAGTTGtgaaagataaaaaaatcatttgcaGAATTGAAAATCTAAATACATCAAAAATGGGAATTAGAAAGTTTTAATAAGAATATAATCGTTCCAGCACTCAAAATACACGCTCAAAACACATTACTTTTGGTACAGAAAGCATGTGAGCTGCCTTTGCAGATATGTCCCCATATAAAAGATAACTGCAGAACGTGAAACAGATATTTTAGATCCAATGGCATCAGCATAGCAAGAGAAGAAAAACCACTGCAAAAGAGGGAGCAAATTTAACAGAGCAGTTGAAAAGGCAATACAAACCGCTCTGGTGATTTGAAAGGATTGTGCAGTCCATGCTTGGGGCACGTGGACAAGCTCTCCACATATGGCTGCATGATTAGCACAACAATCAAACGGTTTATTTCAGT encodes:
- the LOC110600335 gene encoding uncharacterized protein LOC110600335, translating into MSLLEVIRNASANTDKVASQSEYPIILNADDVFLNLKPQLETVDPTSLANPVTGWQLSQGDTQLIESGKKFYTKLKRKLKDTTNFSKGEFVEILNLFLEKIAEKFGISAGVDTSDNGYTQVLVEKTGFLMGRDVAGLVLEACVRLEIWYLVETLIVKGIIDHSCYSNLVTSLVVKKRSDLLCLIIKHAPDLGLTELLCILKYFLCPSKDAYSSMVNVRKEWESQALLAIEKVKDKKLSDKKSHVAKEASILLMLAHDGFSTSELCLHYLLASPNVDEVILSASIGKLNVKEMMNLIRYLGKWLKKYEMFPQAVPCPKASSVLGLKACDWVPKLEDIVKFLELVLDENFSSLVLHPEFHEELKSIETLVGPLALEAKLCCSVANVIENLKTEAEGEQS
- the LOC110599707 gene encoding probable aldehyde dehydrogenase isoform X1, whose translation is MHRFGGFRVMRARATQKGISWLSSFTLSSRSVHSLPFATVEVEEISGSQPAEVQNLVQGRWTGSSSWNTIVDPLNGEPFIKIAEVDETGIQPYVESLSTCPKHGLHNPFKSPERYLLYGDISAKAAHMLSVPKVLDFFTRLIQRVAPKSYQQALGEVQVTQKFLENFSGDQVRFLARSFAVPGNHLGQQSHGFRWPYGPVAIITPFNFPLEIPVLQLMGALYMGNKPVLKVDSKVCIVMEQMMRLLHYCGLPVEDVDFINSDGKTMNKLLLEANPRMTLFTGSSRVADKLAVDLKGRIKLEDAGFDWKILGPDVNEVDYVAWVCDQDAYACSGQKCSAQSILFMHENWSGTSLLSKMKDLAERRKLEDLTVGPVLTFTTEAIVEHMNKLLQIPGSKLLFGGKPLENHSIPSIYGALKPTAIYVPLEEMLKESNYELVTREIFGPFQIITDYKKDQLPLVLEALERMHAHLTAAVVSNDPLFLQEVIGKSVNGTTYAGLRARTTGAPQNHWFGPAGDPRGAGIGTPEAIKLVWSCHREIIYDIGPLPKHWEIPPST
- the LOC110599707 gene encoding probable aldehyde dehydrogenase isoform X2, giving the protein MHRFGGFRVMRARATQKGISWLSSFTLSRSVHSLPFATVEVEEISGSQPAEVQNLVQGRWTGSSSWNTIVDPLNGEPFIKIAEVDETGIQPYVESLSTCPKHGLHNPFKSPERYLLYGDISAKAAHMLSVPKVLDFFTRLIQRVAPKSYQQALGEVQVTQKFLENFSGDQVRFLARSFAVPGNHLGQQSHGFRWPYGPVAIITPFNFPLEIPVLQLMGALYMGNKPVLKVDSKVCIVMEQMMRLLHYCGLPVEDVDFINSDGKTMNKLLLEANPRMTLFTGSSRVADKLAVDLKGRIKLEDAGFDWKILGPDVNEVDYVAWVCDQDAYACSGQKCSAQSILFMHENWSGTSLLSKMKDLAERRKLEDLTVGPVLTFTTEAIVEHMNKLLQIPGSKLLFGGKPLENHSIPSIYGALKPTAIYVPLEEMLKESNYELVTREIFGPFQIITDYKKDQLPLVLEALERMHAHLTAAVVSNDPLFLQEVIGKSVNGTTYAGLRARTTGAPQNHWFGPAGDPRGAGIGTPEAIKLVWSCHREIIYDIGPLPKHWEIPPST